The Peribacillus sp. FSL P2-0133 genome has a segment encoding these proteins:
- a CDS encoding 3-hydroxyanthranilate 3,4-dioxygenase, producing MKGYAQSSKLQARSLNLIKVIEDNKNLLKPPVNNKVLWEDSEFIVMLLGGPNYRRDFHVDPSDELFYQIKGSCYVECINQSGDREVVEVKEGEMFMLPADVPHSPHRVSDTYGIVIERKRAKDELEDFVWFCGNCNHEMYKVTIQLTNIEVQVKEAIEAFNGSKELRTCSECGHVMSENVEAWKCE from the coding sequence ATGAAAGGATATGCTCAATCTTCAAAATTACAGGCTAGATCATTAAATCTAATAAAAGTTATTGAAGACAATAAAAATTTATTGAAACCGCCGGTTAATAACAAAGTGCTTTGGGAAGATTCCGAATTCATTGTCATGCTTCTTGGTGGTCCGAATTATCGGCGTGATTTTCATGTAGACCCTTCTGATGAGTTGTTTTATCAGATAAAAGGCTCCTGCTATGTAGAATGCATCAACCAAAGCGGGGACCGTGAAGTAGTGGAGGTGAAAGAGGGGGAAATGTTTATGCTGCCCGCTGATGTACCTCATTCTCCTCATCGTGTATCTGATACTTACGGCATTGTCATAGAGCGCAAGCGTGCTAAAGATGAGCTTGAAGATTTTGTTTGGTTTTGCGGGAATTGTAACCATGAGATGTACAAAGTTACGATCCAATTGACGAATATTGAGGTCCAGGTGAAAGAGGCGATCGAGGCTTTCAACGGAAGTAAGGAACTTCGCACCTGTAGTGAATGCGGTCATGTTATGTCAGAAAACGTTGAGGCTTGGAAATGCGAATAG
- a CDS encoding amidohydrolase family protein — protein MEMRIDFHTHILPLDLPDLTGKFGQGRWPVLEQKCSCGADIMVSGKLFRKVTDQVWDPEKRIQDMDAEGVDMQVLSPVPVTFSYWAPIDQALYMSQLQNDFIAETVNRYPDRFIGLGTVPLQDLKVAIREMERCKFELGMAGIEIGTNVNGENLDSPVLLEFFQMAEKWNVPLFIHPWETMAKDRTERHNLMYTVAMPSETALAAASILWSGVMEKFPDLKICFAHGGGSFPYILPRIDQGWEVWPDLRKTSMPPSYYAQKFYFDSLNYDTRNIQYLIDRFGYKKVLMGSDYPFLLREKPPGQVIDDTLNLSDEVKANLLGRNALRFLNLESRGEKHGKTDKSTRTSP, from the coding sequence TTGGAAATGCGAATAGATTTTCATACACATATTCTTCCGTTGGACCTGCCAGACTTAACCGGTAAATTTGGTCAGGGACGCTGGCCAGTGCTAGAGCAGAAATGTTCTTGCGGGGCGGATATCATGGTAAGCGGAAAACTGTTCAGGAAAGTGACTGACCAGGTATGGGACCCTGAAAAACGCATTCAGGATATGGATGCGGAAGGAGTCGATATGCAGGTGCTCTCACCGGTGCCAGTGACATTTTCATACTGGGCGCCAATTGACCAGGCGCTATACATGTCCCAGCTCCAGAATGATTTCATTGCTGAGACTGTGAACAGGTATCCAGACAGGTTCATCGGTCTCGGTACTGTACCGCTTCAGGATTTGAAAGTGGCAATCAGGGAAATGGAACGCTGTAAATTTGAGCTTGGTATGGCGGGAATCGAAATCGGTACTAACGTAAATGGAGAAAATCTGGATTCTCCTGTTTTATTGGAATTCTTCCAAATGGCTGAAAAGTGGAATGTCCCACTGTTTATACACCCATGGGAGACAATGGCAAAAGACCGAACGGAACGGCATAACCTCATGTATACAGTGGCGATGCCGAGTGAAACGGCATTGGCGGCAGCAAGCATTTTATGGAGTGGCGTCATGGAAAAGTTCCCGGATCTGAAAATCTGTTTTGCACATGGCGGAGGCTCATTTCCATATATTTTACCGCGGATCGATCAGGGATGGGAAGTATGGCCTGATTTAAGAAAAACATCAATGCCGCCAAGCTACTATGCGCAAAAGTTTTATTTCGATTCACTGAACTATGATACCCGGAATATTCAGTATCTGATTGACCGTTTTGGATATAAGAAAGTGCTGATGGGTTCCGACTATCCATTTTTATTGAGAGAAAAGCCCCCAGGTCAAGTAATTGATGACACTCTAAATCTATCAGATGAAGTGAAAGCGAATCTTCTAGGGAGAAATGCACTGAGGTTTTTAAATTTGGAATCACGAGGGGAGAAGCATGGAAAAACAGATAAAAGCACCCGAACAAGTCCTTGA
- a CDS encoding RidA family protein encodes MEKQIKAPEQVLEELGIMLEPPREAVGNYVSHVRVGNLIFTSGQGVDEYHGKLGKELTEEEGYQAARQSMINLLRVLKDELGELSRVKKVIKILGMVNSAENFTGQPKVLNGASDLLVTVFGERGKHARSAVGMAQLPNNTAIEIEMIVEIQD; translated from the coding sequence ATGGAAAAACAGATAAAAGCACCCGAACAAGTCCTTGAAGAACTTGGAATCATGCTTGAGCCGCCAAGGGAAGCGGTCGGCAACTACGTTAGCCACGTCCGGGTGGGAAATTTGATTTTCACATCCGGACAAGGTGTTGATGAATATCACGGCAAGCTTGGCAAAGAGCTGACGGAAGAGGAAGGGTATCAGGCAGCGAGGCAGTCAATGATTAATCTTCTAAGGGTACTGAAGGATGAGCTTGGAGAACTATCCAGAGTGAAGAAGGTAATCAAAATTCTCGGAATGGTTAATTCAGCCGAAAATTTCACAGGACAGCCCAAAGTATTGAATGGCGCATCAGACCTGCTTGTGACCGTATTTGGAGAGAGGGGTAAACATGCTCGGTCAGCAGTGGGAATGGCCCAGCTTCCAAATAACACTGCAATTGAAATTGAAATGATTGTGGAAATACAAGATTGA
- a CDS encoding aldehyde dehydrogenase: MQAAKDSINTTKSIDCRHFINGEFLNPDQSKTFDNINPATEEILGWVAEGGKEEVNQAVSAARHALKGPWKSFTDNERSAVLRRIGDLILEKKEELTMLETLDTGKPYSLALEMDIKRSAHNFHFFADYITTLGNESFNQNNIALHYSIRRPVGVVGMINPWNLPLLLLTWKLAPCLAAGNTAVMKPAELTPMTATKLMEICKEAGVPDGVVNLVHGYGVNSAGAALSEHPDVDAITFTGETKTGTAIMKAAAPTLKKISFELGGKNPNIVFADSNLDEVIETTLKSSFMNQGEVCLCGSRIYVQQGLYDEFLEKMVARTKKLKVGDPFDSETEVGAVIGKEHYKKVMSYIDLAKEEGAKILTGGRRAGQFEKGFFIEPTIIAGVTRESRCVREEIFGPVVTVMPFETEEEVLEHANDTHYGLGATIWTNDLRRAHRVASKIEAGIIWVNTWYLRDLRTPFGGMKHSGIGREGGSHSFEFYSELSNVTIKL, translated from the coding sequence ATGCAAGCAGCAAAAGATAGCATAAATACAACTAAATCAATAGATTGCCGTCACTTTATTAACGGGGAATTCCTGAATCCAGATCAATCCAAGACTTTTGACAATATCAATCCCGCAACGGAAGAAATACTTGGATGGGTTGCAGAAGGAGGTAAAGAGGAGGTGAATCAGGCTGTTTCTGCAGCAAGACATGCGCTTAAAGGTCCTTGGAAATCTTTTACCGATAATGAACGCTCTGCGGTTCTAAGGCGAATCGGCGATCTCATTTTGGAAAAGAAAGAAGAACTGACAATGTTGGAGACCCTTGATACAGGGAAACCATATAGCCTTGCACTGGAAATGGATATCAAGCGTTCAGCTCACAATTTCCACTTTTTTGCGGACTATATCACTACACTTGGTAATGAATCCTTCAATCAGAACAACATTGCACTTCATTATTCCATTAGGCGGCCCGTAGGAGTGGTAGGAATGATCAATCCTTGGAATTTACCTTTGCTATTGTTGACATGGAAATTGGCACCATGCCTGGCAGCTGGCAATACAGCGGTTATGAAACCGGCTGAACTGACGCCGATGACAGCGACAAAGTTAATGGAGATTTGTAAGGAAGCGGGAGTTCCCGATGGAGTTGTCAACCTTGTGCATGGATATGGTGTAAATTCAGCTGGGGCTGCTCTAAGTGAGCATCCGGACGTCGATGCGATAACATTCACTGGGGAAACAAAAACGGGAACGGCGATTATGAAAGCTGCAGCGCCCACGTTGAAAAAAATCTCTTTTGAACTGGGCGGGAAAAATCCGAATATTGTGTTTGCAGACTCGAATCTTGATGAAGTAATCGAAACGACATTGAAATCAAGCTTCATGAACCAAGGTGAAGTTTGTTTATGTGGATCACGAATCTATGTTCAGCAAGGATTGTATGACGAATTCCTGGAAAAGATGGTCGCGCGAACAAAAAAATTAAAAGTCGGGGATCCGTTTGATTCCGAAACGGAAGTAGGAGCTGTAATAGGAAAAGAACATTATAAAAAAGTGATGAGTTACATTGACCTGGCGAAAGAAGAAGGAGCGAAAATATTAACTGGAGGAAGAAGAGCCGGACAGTTTGAAAAGGGTTTTTTCATTGAACCGACAATTATTGCAGGAGTTACGCGTGAATCCCGTTGTGTACGGGAAGAAATTTTTGGTCCTGTGGTAACGGTCATGCCTTTCGAAACGGAAGAAGAAGTACTGGAGCACGCAAATGATACTCATTACGGACTGGGGGCAACGATCTGGACCAATGATTTAAGGAGAGCGCATCGTGTCGCTTCTAAAATAGAGGCGGGAATTATCTGGGTGAATACCTGGTATTTGCGTGATTTGCGCACACCTTTTGGTGGTATGAAGCACAGTGGCATCGGCCGTGAAGGCGGGTCTCATAGTTTCGAATTTTACAGTGAACTGTCTAACGTCACGATTAAATTATAA
- a CDS encoding 2-keto-4-pentenoate hydratase — MNVSLTEWSARFLKAEKTGIGISAPTSEIPDLDVEDAYQIQLETIRRKTQSGLEVSGKKIGLTSKAMQEVLGVNEPDYGHLLDVMKIENNGCISSLRLIQPKVEAEVAFILKKDLHGPNITVNDVIDATDYVVASIEVVDSRVMDWKIKLPDTVADNASSGLYILGDRKIHLSEIDLPSIQMSLYKNGEFMNQGTGEAVLGNPATCVAWLANKLHGFKGSLNAGEVILSGALSAAIEAKPGDRFSADFGEKLGKVSVNFE; from the coding sequence ATGAACGTTAGTTTAACAGAATGGTCTGCCAGGTTTTTGAAAGCGGAAAAAACAGGAATAGGGATTTCGGCCCCCACCAGTGAAATTCCCGATTTGGATGTGGAGGATGCCTACCAAATTCAGCTTGAAACCATTCGAAGGAAAACCCAGTCCGGTCTGGAAGTATCAGGTAAGAAAATAGGCTTGACTTCAAAGGCTATGCAGGAGGTTCTGGGAGTGAATGAACCAGATTACGGACATTTACTTGATGTAATGAAAATAGAAAATAATGGCTGTATTTCGAGTCTGCGGTTGATCCAACCGAAAGTGGAGGCAGAAGTAGCTTTTATTTTAAAGAAAGATCTACATGGTCCCAATATTACGGTTAATGATGTAATCGATGCCACTGATTATGTGGTTGCTTCGATTGAAGTGGTTGATAGCCGGGTGATGGACTGGAAGATTAAACTTCCGGACACTGTGGCGGATAATGCATCATCGGGCCTATATATTCTGGGAGATCGCAAAATTCACTTGAGTGAAATCGACCTTCCTTCCATTCAAATGAGCCTTTATAAAAATGGCGAATTCATGAACCAAGGAACAGGTGAAGCAGTACTTGGAAATCCAGCAACTTGCGTAGCCTGGCTGGCAAATAAACTGCATGGGTTTAAAGGTTCATTGAATGCGGGCGAAGTAATTTTGTCCGGTGCGTTATCCGCAGCAATCGAAGCGAAACCAGGTGACCGTTTTTCTGCTGACTTTGGAGAAAAACTTGGAAAGGTTTCGGTTAATTTTGAGTGA
- a CDS encoding acetaldehyde dehydrogenase (acetylating) has product MKKLKVGIIGSGNIGTDLMMKIHRSDVLEMSVMIGIDTESEGLKKARMHGHHVIENGMDGFLERPELADILFDATSAKAHVYHCKALKKMNKKLIDLTPAAIGPFIVPSVNLKENLNEAVVNMITCGGQATIPIVHAISQVAQVEYAEIIATISSRSAGPGTRANIDEFTQTTARALEQVGGAKKGKAIILLNPAEPPLIMRDTIHCLLQSDSYDVKEITTSINKMAEKVSEYVPGYRLKTEPICDGKQITVFLEVKGLGDFLPVYAGNLDIMTASAVKVGEEIAKSQFEQFV; this is encoded by the coding sequence TTGAAAAAACTAAAAGTAGGCATTATTGGATCAGGGAATATCGGCACGGACTTAATGATGAAAATTCATCGGTCGGATGTTCTCGAAATGTCGGTAATGATTGGTATCGACACGGAATCAGAGGGTTTGAAGAAGGCTAGGATGCACGGACATCATGTCATTGAAAATGGCATGGATGGTTTTTTGGAAAGGCCGGAACTTGCAGACATTTTATTCGATGCCACATCTGCGAAGGCGCATGTTTATCACTGCAAAGCCTTGAAAAAGATGAACAAGAAGCTGATAGACTTGACGCCTGCCGCAATCGGACCGTTTATCGTTCCTTCCGTGAACTTAAAAGAAAATTTGAATGAGGCGGTTGTTAACATGATTACATGCGGCGGACAGGCGACAATCCCCATCGTTCATGCGATCAGTCAAGTAGCACAGGTCGAATATGCCGAAATAATAGCGACAATTTCCAGCAGGAGTGCCGGTCCCGGAACCCGTGCCAATATTGATGAATTCACCCAAACAACGGCAAGGGCCCTGGAACAGGTGGGTGGAGCGAAAAAAGGAAAAGCTATCATTCTGCTAAATCCGGCCGAGCCGCCACTCATCATGAGGGATACCATTCATTGTCTGCTTCAATCGGATTCTTATGATGTGAAGGAAATAACAACGTCCATAAATAAGATGGCGGAAAAAGTATCTGAATATGTTCCAGGGTACCGCCTGAAGACAGAGCCGATATGTGATGGGAAACAAATAACGGTCTTTCTTGAAGTGAAAGGGTTAGGGGATTTTCTTCCCGTATATGCCGGTAATTTAGATATAATGACGGCTTCAGCAGTAAAAGTAGGGGAAGAGATCGCTAAAAGCCAATTCGAACAATTTGTTTGA
- the dmpG gene encoding 4-hydroxy-2-oxovalerate aldolase, giving the protein MSKDVLVTEVALRDGSHVVAHQFTIDQVKNMTGKLSAAGIPYIEVSHGDGLGGSSLQYGFSKVNDIELVEAAVEAAGQSVISVLLIPGIGTIDQLREAAQVGAKMARIATHVTEADVSKQHLEAAKHLGMEAIGFLMMSHMASPEKLLEQAILMESYGADAVYVVDSAGSFLPQDVKTRIQLLRSKLNIDIGFHAHNNLSLAVANSLMAIEEGANRIDGSIRCLGAGAGNTQTEVLVAVLDKMGICTEIDLYKMLDLSEEVGNTIMPKPQEITGSSLIMGYSGVYSSFLLHANKAAKKYGVDARDILLELGRQKVVGGQEDTIIEVAEQMVFQKEGTLR; this is encoded by the coding sequence TTGAGTAAAGATGTATTGGTGACTGAAGTTGCATTGCGGGATGGGAGCCATGTAGTGGCACATCAATTCACCATCGATCAAGTAAAAAACATGACTGGGAAACTCAGTGCAGCAGGTATCCCTTATATTGAAGTGTCGCATGGAGATGGCCTGGGCGGATCATCCTTACAATATGGTTTTTCAAAAGTTAATGATATTGAATTGGTGGAAGCCGCTGTTGAAGCTGCAGGCCAATCCGTTATTTCAGTACTTTTAATCCCTGGTATAGGGACGATCGACCAATTAAGGGAAGCGGCTCAAGTTGGGGCGAAAATGGCGCGGATTGCAACCCACGTAACCGAAGCGGATGTCTCAAAGCAACATCTGGAAGCTGCGAAACATCTCGGTATGGAAGCAATCGGGTTTTTAATGATGTCTCACATGGCATCTCCGGAAAAACTTCTTGAACAAGCCATATTAATGGAATCCTATGGAGCGGATGCTGTGTATGTTGTTGATTCCGCAGGATCTTTTTTGCCCCAAGATGTGAAGACGCGGATCCAGTTATTAAGATCAAAGCTGAATATCGATATTGGTTTTCATGCTCATAATAACTTATCGCTAGCTGTGGCAAATTCGCTTATGGCAATTGAAGAAGGGGCGAATAGAATCGATGGCAGCATCCGCTGTCTCGGTGCAGGGGCTGGTAATACCCAGACGGAAGTGCTTGTTGCCGTTCTGGATAAGATGGGTATCTGTACCGAAATTGACTTATATAAAATGCTCGATCTTTCGGAGGAAGTTGGAAATACAATCATGCCCAAGCCCCAGGAAATAACAGGCTCTAGTTTAATCATGGGTTATAGTGGCGTGTACTCCAGCTTTTTATTGCATGCAAATAAAGCGGCGAAAAAGTATGGAGTTGATGCCCGGGATATTTTGCTGGAGCTTGGTCGACAAAAAGTGGTTGGCGGTCAGGAAGATACCATAATTGAAGTAGCTGAGCAAATGGTTTTTCAGAAAGAAGGGACTTTAAGATGA
- a CDS encoding fumarylacetoacetate hydrolase family protein, whose protein sequence is MKLDQLAKRVAESQKSGREMDKLTLSNPELTVNQAYEIQKLSINETITGDNRFIGWKMGLTSKAKQKQVGVEEAIYGRLTSAMELTKPVLKVGELIHPRVEPEFAFLFKDELKDANITAKDVWPAVECVFLALEVIDSRYKNFSFTLTDVVADNASSAKILLSNQAYSPYHTDWAQAEVTLYQNGEMQKRGLGEAVLDHPIHSIVELVKMISREGLSIQAGMIVLVGGITDAVTIQANDEIIADYGELGKLTLHVIS, encoded by the coding sequence ATGAAACTAGATCAACTAGCAAAACGGGTAGCCGAATCGCAAAAAAGCGGACGTGAAATGGATAAGCTTACATTATCCAATCCTGAACTAACAGTAAATCAAGCATATGAAATTCAGAAGTTGAGCATAAATGAGACGATCACTGGTGATAACAGATTCATCGGGTGGAAGATGGGCTTGACGAGCAAAGCCAAACAAAAGCAAGTAGGGGTAGAGGAAGCAATCTATGGCAGGTTGACATCTGCAATGGAACTAACTAAACCAGTATTAAAAGTTGGGGAACTCATTCATCCGAGAGTGGAACCTGAATTTGCTTTTTTGTTCAAGGATGAATTGAAAGATGCAAATATAACGGCGAAAGATGTCTGGCCGGCTGTAGAATGTGTATTCCTCGCTCTGGAAGTTATTGACAGCCGTTATAAAAATTTTTCTTTTACACTTACCGATGTAGTAGCGGATAACGCATCCTCAGCCAAAATCCTGCTTAGCAATCAAGCTTATTCTCCGTACCATACGGACTGGGCTCAAGCAGAAGTTACGCTTTATCAAAATGGTGAAATGCAAAAGAGGGGTCTTGGAGAAGCTGTACTCGATCATCCGATTCACTCGATTGTGGAACTTGTAAAAATGATTAGCCGTGAAGGACTTTCCATTCAGGCTGGAATGATTGTATTGGTAGGCGGAATTACAGATGCCGTTACCATACAGGCAAACGATGAAATTATAGCAGATTACGGTGAACTAGGGAAACTGACATTACATGTTATATCGTGA
- a CDS encoding aromatic acid/H+ symport family MFS transporter: protein MREVNASEVVGNSRFGRFHLMVFMWCLFAITFDGFDIAMYGVGLPLMMEEWNLTPVEAGGIASYSLFGMMVGALIFAPLADKLGRKKVLAICICLFSVFTLLSSFAPNPAFFSVMRFIAALGMGGLMPNVISLMAEYSPKKNKVLIVTTMYCGYSIGSILASLIGMYVMEQMSWRVLYWIGALPLLALPFFMKQFPESLSYYVIRKQGAKLAGILNRIDPDGDYKESDDYEFAKVQERAKGFPVKKLFENKRTLSTFAFWVAAFNCLLMVYGLNTWLPKIMQQSGYGLSSSLSFNLISGIGQIGGSIIGGYLVGKIGHRRVLVSLCAIGTVCFVILGLTSNVLALYILIAFGGACTVGTMNLANTYISEYYPREIRTTGIGWALAFGRIGAIFAPTLIGLLLAANYSPQNAFMAFTVPSIMAALALLVVKERFGSYDKPQIEENIKLKATSNV from the coding sequence TTGCGTGAAGTTAATGCTTCGGAAGTGGTAGGTAATAGTAGATTTGGCCGTTTTCACTTAATGGTCTTTATGTGGTGTTTGTTCGCAATTACCTTCGATGGATTTGATATAGCCATGTACGGAGTAGGTTTACCTTTGATGATGGAGGAATGGAACTTGACGCCCGTTGAAGCTGGCGGAATAGCAAGTTATTCTTTGTTCGGAATGATGGTGGGAGCCCTCATTTTTGCCCCCCTGGCGGATAAACTAGGGAGGAAAAAAGTGCTTGCCATTTGTATATGTTTATTCAGTGTTTTTACATTACTTTCAAGTTTTGCCCCGAATCCTGCCTTTTTCTCGGTTATGCGATTTATAGCAGCCTTGGGAATGGGAGGATTAATGCCAAATGTCATCTCCTTAATGGCGGAATACTCACCCAAAAAGAATAAGGTGCTCATTGTAACCACTATGTACTGTGGTTATTCTATCGGAAGCATACTTGCTTCTTTAATTGGAATGTATGTGATGGAACAAATGAGTTGGAGGGTTTTATATTGGATAGGGGCTCTTCCCTTACTGGCACTGCCATTCTTCATGAAGCAATTTCCTGAATCGCTTTCCTATTATGTTATTCGAAAACAAGGAGCAAAGCTTGCTGGAATTCTGAATCGCATTGACCCAGACGGCGACTATAAAGAGTCGGACGATTATGAGTTTGCCAAAGTCCAAGAAAGGGCAAAGGGCTTTCCAGTCAAGAAGCTCTTTGAAAATAAGCGTACTCTTAGCACTTTTGCTTTTTGGGTAGCTGCCTTTAATTGTTTACTTATGGTATACGGACTCAATACATGGTTACCCAAAATCATGCAGCAGTCCGGATACGGCCTATCATCCAGTTTATCTTTCAATCTTATATCGGGAATAGGACAAATTGGCGGATCAATAATTGGAGGGTACTTGGTTGGGAAAATAGGCCATAGAAGAGTACTTGTATCCCTCTGTGCCATAGGTACCGTCTGTTTTGTCATATTAGGATTGACCTCAAATGTACTAGCATTATATATTCTGATCGCCTTTGGAGGCGCCTGTACAGTTGGCACGATGAATTTGGCCAATACGTATATATCCGAATATTATCCGCGTGAGATTAGGACAACCGGGATAGGTTGGGCCTTGGCTTTTGGTAGAATTGGAGCGATTTTTGCCCCTACATTAATAGGATTATTGCTGGCTGCAAATTATTCGCCACAAAATGCATTTATGGCCTTCACGGTCCCGAGCATAATGGCTGCCCTGGCGTTACTCGTTGTGAAAGAGAGGTTTGGCAGCTATGATAAACCGCAGATCGAGGAAAATATAAAACTAAAAGCAACATCGAATGTATAA
- a CDS encoding MaoC/PaaZ C-terminal domain-containing protein: MSLTITDLFIGQVASMQRTFNESDVKLCNELTKDYSPIYQVNKEAWKSNFSKPVVPGLLTEGLITQVISEKLPGSACILLQKELVFYHPVHIGDMISAELEVIDINLNRDWVTQKVTCFNQAGIEVIKGQVVIFVLSNQGIR, translated from the coding sequence ATGAGTTTAACAATCACTGATTTGTTCATCGGCCAGGTTGCTAGTATGCAACGTACATTTAATGAATCTGACGTAAAATTATGTAATGAATTAACAAAAGATTACAGTCCGATTTATCAAGTGAATAAAGAAGCATGGAAAAGTAATTTCAGCAAGCCGGTTGTACCTGGTTTGTTAACGGAAGGCCTTATCACTCAAGTGATCAGTGAAAAACTCCCTGGTAGTGCCTGTATACTTTTACAAAAGGAATTGGTCTTTTATCATCCAGTACATATAGGCGATATGATTTCAGCGGAACTGGAGGTCATTGATATTAATTTGAATAGAGATTGGGTTACGCAAAAGGTGACTTGCTTTAATCAGGCAGGAATTGAAGTCATTAAGGGTCAAGTTGTAATCTTTGTTTTAAGTAATCAAGGTATTAGGTGA